Proteins found in one Salvelinus alpinus chromosome 11, SLU_Salpinus.1, whole genome shotgun sequence genomic segment:
- the LOC139533370 gene encoding uncharacterized protein gives MASIVMASIVTASIFKASIVTASIFKASIVTASIVAASIVMASIVAASIVAASIVTASIFKASIVTASIVTASIVTASIVTASIFKASIVTASIVTASIVTTSIVTASIFKASIVTASIVTASIVTASIFKASIVTASIVTASIVTASIVMASIVTSSIFKASIVTASIVTASFVTASIVMASIVTASIFKASIVTASIVAASIVTASIVMASIVTMNRQHSCCTFSHWQT, from the coding sequence ATGGCTTCCATCGTCATGGCTTCCATCGTCACGGCTTCCATCTTCAAGGCTTCTATAGTCACGGCTTCCATCTTCAAGGCTTCTATAGTCACGGCTTCCATCGTCGCGGCTTCCATCGTCATGGCTTCCATCGTCGCGGCTTCCATCGTCGCGGCTTCCATCGTCACGGCTTCCATCTTCAAGGCTTCTATAGTCACGGCTTCCATCGTCACGGCTTCCATCGTCACGGCTTCCATCGTCACGGCTTCCATCTTCAAGGCTTCTATAGTCACGGCTTCCATCGTCACGGCTTCCATCGTCACGACTTCCATCGTCACGGCTTCCATCTTCAAGGCTTCTATAGTCACGGCTTCCATCGTCACGGCTTCCATCGTCACGGCTTCCATCTTCAAGGCTTCTATAGTCACGGCTTCCATCGTCACGGCTTCCATCGTCACGGCTTCCATCGTCATGGCTTCCATCGTCACGTCTTCCATCTTCAAGGCTTCTATAGTCACGGCTTCCATCGTCACGGCTTCCTTCGTCACGGCTTCCATCGTCATGGCTTCCATCGTCACGGCTTCCATCTTCAAGGCTTCTATAGTCACGGCTTCCATCGTCGCGGCTTCCATCGTCACGGCTTCCATCGTCATGGCTTCCATCGTCACGATGAATAGACAGCATTCCTGCTGCACGTTTTCACACTGGCAAACATGA